The uncultured Roseibium sp. genome contains a region encoding:
- a CDS encoding FkbM family methyltransferase has translation MRLPIKPSIFKENPYKEEWFDQDFLYSPDGNKNYPNHHCKITFDTSFPFIKNFRVALDIGCRDGEYSRYLQKHFEHTYGFDVRKKENFAYNVDLKKVTHFCCALGDTEGTVQMSGGTHNFVEGKMKKYPVFKLDSFGFENVDYIKIDVEGFERKVLMGGEQTVRKNLPLIIIEQNDVCLPDEEPYAAKKWLEDLGYKHVATCPRGWDCIMQPPKKIKEPESGMLRNIVTSILSR, from the coding sequence ATGCGCCTCCCGATCAAACCTTCGATTTTCAAAGAAAACCCATACAAGGAAGAATGGTTTGACCAAGACTTCCTTTATTCCCCCGATGGAAACAAGAACTACCCAAATCACCATTGCAAAATAACATTTGATACTTCTTTTCCATTCATTAAAAACTTTAGAGTTGCATTAGATATTGGCTGCAGAGACGGCGAGTATTCTCGTTATCTTCAGAAACATTTTGAACACACTTATGGATTTGATGTCCGGAAGAAAGAGAATTTTGCCTATAACGTAGACCTTAAGAAGGTGACACATTTCTGCTGCGCGCTCGGAGACACCGAAGGGACGGTGCAAATGAGCGGCGGCACGCACAATTTTGTCGAAGGAAAAATGAAGAAATATCCGGTCTTCAAACTGGATTCCTTTGGCTTCGAGAATGTCGATTACATCAAGATCGACGTGGAAGGTTTCGAACGCAAGGTGCTCATGGGCGGCGAACAGACCGTCCGGAAGAACCTTCCTCTGATCATCATTGAACAGAATGACGTTTGCCTTCCGGACGAGGAACCCTATGCCGCCAAGAAGTGGTTGGAAGACCTTGGCTACAAACATGTAGCCACTTGCCCGCGCGGCTGGGATTGCATCATGCAGCCGCCGAAGAAAATTAAAGAGCCGGAAAGCGGCATGCTCCGCAACATAGTGACCTCAATCCTGTCTCGCTGA